In Gordonia phthalatica, one genomic interval encodes:
- a CDS encoding SDR family oxidoreductase has product MSTYAITGAASGLGAATKARLEADGHRVIGIDLHGADVTVDLGTPEGRAEAVAKVSELADGKLDGFVPFAGLAPATGRPARLLVSVNYFGAVELLAGLRPLLARGDNASVVLVSSNSTTTQPDWPVEITQACLAGDEAEAIAVTEAQGEYAVVQAYPATKAALAYYARSNAAAYMREGIRLNAIAPGLIDTPMSQAFPDDPLVGAGIEQLMATIPAGRAGRPEEVASLVAYLLGPESTYVVGSVLFVDGGTDAALRATDWPAVWQLGG; this is encoded by the coding sequence ATGTCCACCTACGCGATCACCGGTGCGGCCTCGGGACTCGGCGCCGCAACCAAAGCACGACTGGAAGCCGACGGCCACCGTGTCATCGGCATCGACCTGCACGGCGCCGACGTGACCGTCGACCTCGGGACCCCGGAGGGACGCGCCGAGGCCGTCGCGAAGGTCTCCGAGCTCGCCGACGGCAAGCTCGACGGCTTCGTCCCGTTCGCAGGGCTGGCTCCCGCGACCGGGCGACCCGCTCGACTCCTCGTCTCCGTCAACTACTTCGGCGCCGTCGAACTCCTCGCCGGGCTGCGTCCACTGCTGGCGCGGGGCGACAACGCCTCCGTCGTCCTGGTGAGCTCGAACTCGACCACCACCCAGCCCGACTGGCCGGTGGAGATCACCCAGGCCTGCCTCGCGGGTGATGAGGCCGAGGCGATCGCAGTCACCGAGGCGCAGGGCGAGTACGCCGTCGTTCAGGCGTATCCGGCCACCAAGGCCGCCCTCGCCTATTACGCACGTTCCAATGCGGCCGCCTACATGCGCGAGGGGATCCGCCTCAACGCTATCGCCCCGGGCCTCATCGACACCCCGATGAGCCAGGCGTTCCCCGACGATCCGCTCGTCGGCGCCGGCATCGAGCAGCTCATGGCCACGATCCCCGCCGGTCGCGCGGGTCGACCCGAGGAGGTGGCGTCGCTGGTCGCCTACCTGCTGGGACCGGAGTCGACCTACGTGGTCGGCTCGGTGCTGTTCGTCGACGGCGGCACCGACGCGGCGCTCCGGGCCACGGACTGGCCCGCCGTGTGGCAGCTGGGCGGGTAG
- a CDS encoding sensor histidine kinase yields the protein MSAELIAISILGTALAAVLIVVALRTRRVVSTPHERAVHDTLHTASLAAEPLRAGLTEESAAEAAGPLRALTGADGLALYDADGALLAYDGDTSLWTPPLRSAAAGLARTALADRRHTALSDPAHGVGPIRNLLAAPLITDDISAGVLVVASLINPGPGRVGAITEVARYAASQLQLAELDASRARLDRAEVLALRAQISPHFIYNALNTIASFVRTDPDRARELILDFADFTRYSFRAAGEYTVLSDELRNIDRYLTLERARFGPGLTVKLQVAPEVLGVVVPFLALQPLVENAVRHGMAGRRNGTISIVARNVGPDCLLSVEDDGIGMDPELLRTGAIDALNPAGTKESDGAHVGLTNVDQRLRSAFGNDYGLVVETAVGAGTKVSLRVPKFAPGIHVGGGGAVTPG from the coding sequence ATGTCCGCGGAGCTGATCGCCATCTCGATCCTCGGCACCGCCTTGGCCGCCGTGCTGATCGTCGTCGCGCTGCGCACGCGGCGCGTCGTCAGCACCCCGCATGAGCGCGCCGTCCACGACACCCTGCACACCGCGTCCCTCGCCGCCGAACCGCTGCGCGCAGGCCTCACCGAGGAGTCGGCGGCCGAAGCCGCGGGCCCGCTGCGCGCGCTGACCGGTGCGGACGGACTCGCCCTGTACGACGCCGACGGCGCACTCCTCGCGTACGACGGCGACACGTCGCTGTGGACCCCGCCGCTGCGGTCGGCCGCCGCGGGGCTCGCCCGCACCGCGCTCGCCGACCGCAGGCACACCGCACTGAGCGATCCGGCGCACGGCGTCGGCCCCATCCGCAATCTGCTGGCCGCCCCGCTGATCACCGACGACATCAGTGCCGGGGTGCTGGTGGTCGCCTCGCTCATCAATCCGGGGCCGGGCCGCGTCGGCGCCATCACCGAGGTCGCCCGTTACGCGGCCAGCCAGCTCCAATTGGCGGAGCTCGACGCGTCGCGCGCCCGCCTCGACCGCGCCGAGGTCCTCGCCCTCCGCGCCCAGATCAGCCCGCACTTCATCTACAACGCACTCAACACCATCGCGTCGTTCGTCCGCACCGATCCCGACCGCGCCCGCGAACTGATCCTCGACTTCGCCGACTTCACCCGCTACTCGTTCCGCGCGGCCGGCGAGTACACGGTGCTCTCCGACGAGCTGCGGAACATCGACCGCTACCTGACCCTCGAGCGGGCCCGTTTCGGGCCGGGGCTCACCGTGAAGCTGCAGGTGGCTCCCGAGGTCCTCGGCGTCGTCGTACCGTTCCTCGCGTTGCAGCCCCTGGTGGAGAACGCGGTGCGTCACGGGATGGCCGGCCGCCGCAACGGCACCATCTCGATCGTCGCCCGCAATGTGGGCCCCGACTGCCTGTTGAGCGTGGAGGACGACGGGATCGGCATGGATCCCGAACTCCTGCGCACCGGCGCGATCGACGCGCTGAACCCGGCCGGCACCAAGGAGTCCGACGGCGCACACGTCGGGCTGACGAACGTGGATCAGCGACTCCGCTCGGCATTCGGCAACGACTACGGTCTGGTCGTCGAGACCGCCGTCGGCGCGGGCACCAAGGTGAGCCTGCGGGTGCCGAAGTTCGCCCCCGGCATCCATGTCGGAGGCGGAGGAGCCGTCACCCCCGGATGA